The sequence CGTGACGGTCCCGGCCACCGTGGGGCGGTTTCGGCAGGCCAAACTCCGGGCTGGGCAGGACCAAGAGGTGAATCTGTTGCTCGCCGATCTCGTACCAGACCCCGTCGAAATCCATCGGCGGGCGCTTGCTGCTCGGCACTAAGCCGAGCACGTCCTCGTAAAACCGGCGGGACCGTTCTAAATCGCTGACCAACAGCGAGGCATGGTGCAGGGCGGTGATTTTCATGGCAACGCCACTCCAGGCGGGATTCTCAAGGGAAACGGTGTTCATTTTGTTGAAACCGCCCGGGAGGCGCAATGGTCCCAGTCCGGAGCCGGAAATCGGGCTATAATCCCCGGTTTCGTTCCACCGTTTGCTC is a genomic window of Candidatus Methylocalor cossyra containing:
- a CDS encoding VOC family protein, which produces MKITALHHASLLVSDLERSRRFYEDVLGLVPSSKRPPMDFDGVWYEIGEQQIHLLVLPSPEFGLPKPPHGGRDRHVALLVADLAALRADLERAGVPYTLSRSGRPALFCRDPDGNTFELIGTAP